One stretch of Rhipicephalus sanguineus isolate Rsan-2018 chromosome 10, BIME_Rsan_1.4, whole genome shotgun sequence DNA includes these proteins:
- the LOC119407112 gene encoding mRNA export factor, which yields MFGSAGTSVNFGGGVGMFSGAAATGTHNPMKDFEVVSPPEDSISSMAFSPASLPQNFLVAGSWDNQIRCWEVQSTGQTIPKAQQTHQGPILDVAWSDDGSKVFSASCDKTVKMWDLNSNQAMSIAQHDAPVKTVHWVKAPNYSCIMTGSWDKTLKFWDTRTPTPMLTINLPERCYCADVVYPMAVVSTAGRHIIIYQLEGQPQEYKKIESPLKYQHRCVSIFQDKKAQPNGFALGSVEGRVAIQYVNPQNPKDNFTFKCHRANGTTNGFQEIFAVNDIAFHPVHMTLATVGSDGKFSFWDKDARTKLKTSEQMEQPITRCCFNARGEIFAYAVSYDWSKGYEFHNPQKKNYIFLHSCFEELKPRVKK from the exons ATGTTTGGGTCGGCAGGCACGTCAGTAAACTTCGGCGGCGGAGTCGGCATGTTTTCAGGAGCGGCGGCAACCGGCACGCACAATCCGATGAAGGATTTCGAAGTCGTCTCTCCTCCGGAGGACTCCATCAGTAGTATGGCGTTCAGTCCGGCATCCCTGCCTCAAAACTTCCTCGTTGCTGGGAGCTGGGACAATCAG ATCAGGTGTTGGGAGGTGCAGAGCACGGGACAGACCATTCCCAAAGCACAACAGACGCATCAGGGACCCATTCTCGACGTAGCTTGGAGCGAC gatGGAAGCAAGGTCTTCTCCGCCTCCTGTGACAAAACTGTCAAGATGTGGGATCTGAACAGCAATCAGGCCATGTCAATAGCTCAG CACGATGCGCCGGTGAAAACGGTGCACTGGGTGAAAGCCCCGAATTACAGCTGCATCATGACAGGAAGCTGGGACAAGACGCTCAAG TTCTGGGACACGAGGACGCCTACGCCAATGCTCACCATTAACCTTCCAGAACGTTGCTACTGCGCTGACGTT GTGTACCCCATGGCTGTCGTCAGCACGGCGGGCAGGCACATCATAATCTACCAGCTCGAGGGCCAGCCCCAAGAGTACAAAAAGATCGAGTCGCCGCTCAAGTACCAG CATCGGTGTGTTTCCATATTCCAAGACAAAAAGGCTCAGCCCAATGGCTTCGCCCTTGGAAGTGTTGAGGGCCGCGTGGCCATTCAGTACGTGAACCCCCAGAACCCCAAGGACAACTTCACGTTCAAGTGTCACCGTGCCAACGGCACGACAAATGGCTTCCAGGAGATCTTTGCG GTCAATGACATCGCATTCCACCCCGTTCACATGACGCTAGCCACGGTAGGCTCAGACGGCAAGTTCAGCTTCTGGGACAAGGACGCCCGCACCAAGCTGAAGACGTCCGAACAGATGGAGCAGCCGATCACCCGCTGCTGCTTCAATGCGCGGGGTGAAATATTTGCCTACGCGGTCAGCTACGACTGGTCAAAG GGCTACGAATTTCACAACCCTCAGAAGAAAAACTATATTTTCCTGCATTCCTGCTTTGAGGAACTCAAGCCAAGGGTCAAAAAGTGA
- the LOC119407113 gene encoding claspin has translation MDLLFSQSEQASDQSLFSQKTDTISEAYSTSSPADTPSIGETTQKLVHTSQASQRLIDETTDERLQVIPETEESSPQEGGLTEPCVPESPQSKLPDSAASDVQRDFAIGSEREGDKSTVENIAREDTECHEVNDDNSDINAEDSDIYSKRRNSNTLIDDDASNHSVELPGSALGESTHQRRRVRLLDDSDDEDSLSDSKLPESIKSRTDVQQEGDGAFPDASNLNEDSLEVPPSAPEDDTAKKPRRIRVLDDSDDEDDSTSEPKPQGVEPASNSDAVRGDESEAEAGQSLLEACRRICDSSDDEAVDDVSRDSIGDDENTSGPCEPERDGEATEDVQKKERGGRKSAKKAMEELKQIYSTSQRMARERQMSLPYHEPERLSLKDFLQQRRSAGSQSSSTCKKEEETTATPIPSSGSSKDPLLDDLPAVLDTPNSADDEKCSGEPVMTETTPAETPPAEKQPVESSSLSSGSERVQLLHLSARRRRNLEAIAAGVVPRLSQEPVILLADDSNDHPKGVDHLLERLVKHAKVDDAKKKKESIKATAIVVPGIIEECPISQKGVSQLSVLKERLLTKVREQRNRSREQRYLQQCLNNEELLPDAIQPDDAPKSPLALADEFEEENDFSDNDTSSGGEEEKEEDGNNSDDDDVVLKHKKRAKRINPLSDDEDPEDAEETKKTLVGIVEDEDEDSIGELHLEMPAFLDTEDNLDQPEMGDETGAESFLDSSQVANSQSNARTPLIQKSRAVRGFQCDEAELFSPLTGLPRTQSKMNTPQQGSASASSSFQESPMGSSISRPLSLAFSPLAGTAGALTACRSLRRQFSEDCAKPWEGGTPAPVNPSQDMDELVGLCSGSFGARAQADKVEEKEEDDEDMPVATLDEPDEDVNESDDEPDDDVVNDSAGEPDEDDVENDSEVESTPAAKEEAPALKLQDFFEDEAELSGSDVGSDGEDEDDEEGVLADLIAAENGKEDDDKIREEIGRFHFKQLLDEDKRELKIYQELLLEDGDLHSDGAGRQRQFRWRNSGTDDLDQQPGSEGEEEAQNETEQEADTTWRLQRLERRRWLQEQESSQNPETHDSASFSEQESLLKAPAVIARQDSFSNKPAAKKRAMCGSFLKLDSGVLGRIAERIKVAPPTEVEGSVTTKNFVFRAAEEKPQKKRPSVSQPSKESKKPKLVELSEKKELKISVFNFM, from the exons ATGGATTTGCTTTTCAGTCAGTCTGAACAGGCCTCCGATCAGTCTCTGTTCTCGCAGAAAACGGACACGATCTCAGAAGCGTACTCGACAAGCTCGCCAGCGGATACACCATCCATCGGAGAGACCACGCAGAAACTCGTACACACCAGTCAAGCTTCGCAGCGCCTGATCGACGAAACTACAGACGAACGCCTCCAGGTAATCCCTGAAACGGAAGAGTCGTCTCCTCAAGAAGGCGGATTAACGGAACCATGCGTCCCCGAAAGCCCACAATCTAAACTCCCGGACAGCGCTGCATCCGATGTTCAAAGAGACTTCGCTATCGGCAGTGAGCGGGAGGGCGACAAATCTACCGTCGAGAACATCGCAAGAGAGGACACAGAGTGTCACGAAGTAAACGATGATAATTCGGATATAAACGCTGAAGACTCTGATATTTATTCCAAACGACGAAACAGTAATACCTTGATTGACGACGACGCATCTAACCACAGCGTCGAATTGCCTGGCAGCGCGCTAGGTGAGAGCACGCATCAAAGGAGGAGGGTTCGATTGCTGGACGATTCGGACGACGAAGATTCGCTGAGTGACTCGAAACTTCCCGAGTCGATCAAGTCTCGTACCGACGTCCAACAAGAAGGAGACGGTGCCTTCCCTGACGCGTCGAATCTAAACGAGGACAGTCTCGAAGTGCCACCGAGTGCGCCGGAGGATGACACCGCTAAAAAACCTAGAAGGATACGAGTACTAGACGACTCGGACGACGAAGACGACTCTACGAGCGAGCCCAAACCCCAGGGTGTCGAACCCGCGTCCAATTCGGACGCTGTGCGCGGTGACGAAAGTGAAGCAGAGGCGGGACAGTCCCTCTTAGAAGCGTGCCGCCGGATCTGTGACAGCTCAGACGACGAAGCAGTGGATGATGTCAGTAGGGACTCGATTGGTGACGATGAAAACACTAGCGGTCCTTGTGAACCCGAAAGGGACGGCGAGGCCACAGAAGACGtccaaaagaaagagagaggaggtcGCAAGTCGGCCAAGAAAGCGATGGAGGAACTCAAGCAAATCTACAGCACGAGTCAAAGAATGGCACGTG AAAGGCAAATGTCACTGCCTTACCATGAGCCAGAGAGGCTGAGCTTGAAGGATTTTCTTCAGCAAAGACGGAGTGCTGGATCGCAGTCTAGCTCAACCtgcaagaaggaagaagaaacTACTGCTACACCGATTCCAAGTTCAGG CAGCAGCAAGGACCCGCTGCTTGACGACTTGCCGGCAGTCCTCGATACACCCAACAGTGCAGATGATGAGAAATGTTCCGGGGAACCCGTGATGACAGAGACGACGCCTGCTGAGACACCGCCTGCTGAAAAACAGCCTGTCGAGAGCAGCTCACTGTCAAGTGGCAGTGAGAGAGTACAGTTGCTACATTTGTCGGCCAGACGACGACGGAACTTGGAAGCCATCGCTGCCGGCGTAGTGCCCCGTCTGAGCCAGGAACCTGTGATTCTCCTGGCAGACGACAGCAATGACCATCCGAAGGGCGTTGATCATTTGCTGGAACGGCTGGTGAAACATGCCAAGGTGGATgacgctaagaaaaagaaaga GTCTATCAAAGCAACTGCCATCGTGGTACCTGGAATTATAGAGGAGTGCCCAATTTCACAGAAAG GTGTAAGCCAACTCTCTGTCCTGAAGGAGAGGCTCTTGACCAAAGTTCGAGAGCAGCGCAACCGTTCTCGGGAGCAACGCTACCTACAGCAATGTCTCAACAACGAAGAACTTCTGCCCGACGCAATTCAGCCAGATGACGCACCGAAGTCTCCACTGGCACTCGCTGATGAATTTGAAGAAGAGAATGACTTCTCTGATAACGACACGTCATCTG GtggggaagaagagaaagaagaagatgggAACAACTCGGACGATGACGACGTGGTTCTCAAGCACAAAAAGCGGGCAAAGAGAATAAACCCACTCTCCGACGATGAAGATCCAGAAGATGCCGAAGAGACTAAAAAGACTTTAGTGGGAATCGTTGAAGATGAAGACGAGGACTCCATCGGAGAGCTCCATTTGGAGATGCCTGCCTTTCTCGACACCGAGGATAACCTCGACCAGCCGGAAATGGGTGATGAGACTG GTGCTGAAAGCTTCTTGGATTCCTCGCAAGTTGCAAACAGTCAGAGCAATGCACGAACACCGCTGATTCAGAAAAGCAGGGCAGTACGCGGTTTTCAGTGTGACGAAGCGGAGCTGTTCAGCCCCCTCACGGGGCTTCCTAGGACACAGTCAAAAATG AATACTCCGCAGCAGGGAAGTGCTTCGGCATCAAGCAGCTTTCAAGAGAGTCCCATGGGCTCAAGTATTTCACGACCACTGTCCCTGGCCTTTTCTCCCTTGGCTGGAACTGCTGG GGCTTTGACAGCTTGCAGGTCTCTACGAAGGCAGTTTTCAG AGGACTGTGCCAAACCCTGGGAAGGTGGGACGCCTGCCCCGGTTAATCCGTCACAAGACATGGATGAGCTGGTTGGATTGTGTTCTGGAAGCTTTGGAGCCCG TGCTCAAGCTGATAAGgttgaagaaaaggaagaggacGATGAAGATATGCCTGTAGCCACCCTCGATGAACCAGATGAGGACGTAAACGAAAGTGATGATGAACCAGATGACGATGTTGTTAACGACAGTGCCGGCGAACCAGATGAGGACGACGTTGAAAATGACAGTGAGGTTGAAAGCACTCCTGCTGCAAAAGAAGAGGCACCTGCGCTCAA ACTGCAGGACTTTTTTGAGGACGAGGCTGAGCTTTCCGGAAGTGACGTCGGAAGCGACGGCGAGGACGAGGACGATGAAGAGGGCGTGCTGGCCGACCTCATAGCCGCCGAGAACGGGAAAGAGGATGACGACAAGATCCGGGAAGAGATCGGCCGCTTCCACTT CAAGCAGCTCCTCGACGAAGACAAGCGCGAGTTGAAGATCTACCAGGAGCTGCTCTTGGAAGACGGTGACCTCCACTCCGATGGTGCGGGGCGTCAGCGACAGTTCCGTTGGCGAAACTCAG GCACTGATGATCTGGACCAGCAGCCTGGCTCCGAAGGTGAAGAGGAGGCTCAGAACGAGACCGAGCAAGAGGCAGACACGACGTGGCGCCTGCAGCGCTTGGAGCGAAGGCGCTGGCTTCAAGAACAG GAGTCGTCGCAGAATCCAGAGACTCATGACAGTGCATCTTTCTCCGAGCAGGAATCATTGCTAAAAGCCCCCGCAG TGATAGCAAGGCAGGACTCGTTCAGCAATAAACCAGCAGCCAAGAAAAGG GCAATGTGTGGCTCCTTCCTGAAGCTTGATTCAGGAGTTCTCGGTCGCATCGCCGAGCGCATCAAGGTCGCTCCTCCGACCGAGGTCGAAGGTTCGGTGACCACAAAAAATTTCGTCTTCAGAGCTGCCGAAGAGAAACCT CAGAAAAAGAGGCCATCTGTTAGCCAGCCCAGCAAGGAATCGAAGAAACCAAAGCTAGTGGAGCTGTCTGAGAAGAAAGAGTTGAAGatcagcgtcttcaacttcatgtAG